A single genomic interval of Bacteroidota bacterium harbors:
- a CDS encoding S41 family peptidase, whose protein sequence is MNKIKLWLPFVFAALLAGGIYIGMRLNEPFKNNRSLFSFRTGQFNKLNDVINYINSEYVDTVNQKKLVESTIEDMLHQLDPHSAYIPSDELQAMNEPLEGNFDGIGVEFHIQEDTIMVVSAVAGGPSEQLGIQPGDRIIKVDGKNVAGINITSNQVMQSLRGPSGTKVKVTIFRKTNGQTRDYLITRGKIPIYSVDVAYMLNKETGYIKVSHFADRTYEEYLDGFMKLKEKGMKNLVLDLRGNPGGYLKTAIQIADEFLPDKKLVVYTQGRSRPKEPFYASERGFFETGALVVMIDEGSASASEIVAGALQDWDRATLIGRRSFGKGLVQEQSEFPDGSAIRLTIARYYTPTGRCIQKSYEGGYENYENELYERLKKGELLSSDSIHFTDSLKFKTPGGKIVYGGGGIMPDEFVAMDTTGSSAYYGDVNSKGLINQFAYNYLDKNRADFEKFKSFEAFNAAFNTTDQIYNQFLEFAVKSGVPVDEKGSRISGGIIRVQIKALIARQIWKNDGFYPVVHTLDVALKKAIDMVEHKQVAVKGD, encoded by the coding sequence GTGAATAAAATAAAGCTCTGGTTACCCTTCGTTTTCGCGGCACTCCTTGCCGGTGGAATTTATATTGGAATGCGACTTAATGAACCGTTCAAAAACAATCGTTCGCTTTTCTCTTTTCGGACAGGACAGTTCAACAAGCTGAATGATGTAATCAATTACATCAACAGTGAATATGTAGATACAGTCAATCAAAAAAAGCTGGTTGAGTCAACAATTGAAGATATGTTGCACCAGCTGGATCCTCATTCAGCCTATATTCCATCGGATGAATTGCAGGCCATGAACGAACCTCTTGAAGGAAACTTCGATGGTATCGGTGTTGAATTTCACATACAAGAAGATACAATCATGGTGGTTTCCGCAGTAGCCGGAGGTCCGTCTGAACAACTCGGGATTCAACCGGGCGACAGAATTATCAAAGTGGATGGGAAAAATGTGGCCGGTATCAACATCACAAGCAATCAGGTCATGCAATCTCTCCGTGGTCCGAGTGGAACGAAAGTAAAGGTGACCATTTTCAGAAAAACCAATGGGCAGACAAGAGACTACCTCATCACGCGGGGAAAAATTCCGATTTATAGTGTGGATGTAGCTTACATGCTGAATAAAGAAACGGGATACATCAAGGTGAGTCATTTTGCTGACCGGACTTATGAAGAATATCTCGATGGATTTATGAAGCTGAAAGAGAAAGGAATGAAAAACCTTGTTCTTGATTTGCGCGGAAATCCGGGTGGATATCTGAAAACAGCGATACAAATCGCGGATGAATTTCTTCCTGATAAAAAACTTGTTGTATATACTCAGGGAAGATCACGTCCAAAAGAACCATTTTATGCCAGCGAAAGAGGATTCTTTGAAACGGGTGCCCTGGTTGTTATGATCGATGAAGGAAGCGCCTCCGCGAGTGAAATTGTAGCGGGAGCATTGCAGGATTGGGATCGTGCTACACTTATCGGACGAAGATCTTTCGGTAAAGGACTGGTGCAGGAACAAAGCGAGTTTCCCGATGGTTCTGCTATCCGTTTAACCATTGCCCGCTATTATACTCCTACAGGAAGATGTATCCAGAAATCATACGAAGGAGGATATGAAAATTACGAGAACGAACTTTATGAGCGCCTGAAAAAAGGAGAGTTGCTTTCTTCCGACAGCATTCATTTTACCGATTCTCTCAAATTCAAAACTCCGGGCGGGAAAATTGTCTATGGTGGTGGTGGTATCATGCCCGATGAATTTGTAGCAATGGATACTACCGGAAGTTCAGCCTATTATGGTGATGTAAATAGCAAAGGATTAATCAATCAGTTTGCATACAATTACCTTGATAAAAACCGGGCTGATTTTGAAAAATTCAAATCATTCGAAGCGTTTAATGCAGCATTCAATACGACTGACCAGATATACAATCAGTTCCTTGAATTTGCTGTAAAGAGCGGTGTTCCTGTCGATGAAAAAGGTTCTCGCATTTCCGGTGGAATTATTCGTGTTCAGATTAAAGCCTTAATTGCAAGACAGATCTGGAAGAACGATGGTTTTTATCCTGTGGTACATACACTGGATGTAGCATTGAAAAAAGCCATTGACATGGTCGAGCACAAACAAGTGGCAGTCAAAGGTGATTGA
- a CDS encoding dCMP deaminase family protein, which produces MHRPTFDEIYMGLASNLANKSHCVKIKVGAVLTKDTRIVSLGYNGPPAGTHNCDQEWPETGCPRDSKGSCSLALHAEQNAILYASKNGVPMDGSTLYVTLSPCLACARIIFTMGIKKVLYLESYASYKGIQSDEGVDFLRRFGVEVIHYQLPATV; this is translated from the coding sequence ATGCATCGACCAACCTTCGACGAAATATACATGGGACTGGCCAGTAATCTGGCAAATAAGTCTCACTGTGTTAAAATAAAAGTAGGAGCAGTACTCACCAAAGACACCCGTATCGTTTCTCTGGGTTATAACGGCCCTCCGGCAGGAACTCACAATTGTGATCAGGAATGGCCTGAAACCGGTTGTCCACGCGACAGCAAAGGAAGCTGTTCCCTTGCCCTCCATGCGGAGCAGAATGCTATCCTATATGCATCAAAAAATGGTGTACCAATGGATGGGTCGACGCTCTATGTTACGCTGTCCCCGTGTCTTGCCTGCGCCAGGATCATCTTTACAATGGGAATAAAAAAAGTACTTTACCTGGAATCCTATGCCAGTTACAAGGGCATTCAAAGTGATGAAGGTGTTGATTTTCTTCGCCGTTTTGGCGTGGAGGTAATTCATTATCAGCTTCCGGCAACGGTTTGA
- a CDS encoding DUF1987 domain-containing protein, whose product MDPLIIEESVKTPSITFNPNTGVLELKGKSIPENSLEFYKPVFEWLDAYSKSPAPATEVHIRLDYFNTSSSKCLLDIFRRLEPANSGGATSVKVHWFYESDDEDMMEAGDDYQALVKLPFTLIKV is encoded by the coding sequence ATGGATCCCCTCATTATCGAAGAAAGCGTTAAAACACCATCGATCACATTCAATCCGAATACAGGTGTGTTGGAATTGAAAGGAAAATCAATTCCTGAAAATTCTCTGGAGTTTTACAAGCCCGTTTTTGAATGGCTGGATGCTTATTCAAAATCTCCTGCGCCTGCTACTGAAGTTCATATACGCCTCGATTATTTCAATACCAGCTCTTCAAAATGCCTGCTTGATATTTTCCGCCGTCTTGAACCTGCCAATAGCGGTGGTGCTACATCTGTAAAAGTTCATTGGTTTTATGAAAGTGACGATGAAGACATGATGGAAGCAGGGGATGATTACCAGGCTTTGGTGAAATTACCGTTCACCCTGATTAAAGTATAA
- a CDS encoding ATP-binding cassette domain-containing protein → MSERILRALMQLFAIGASLERLTQQSRSVVESFLRQQISLQRIPEYLTLFDEQLHLLEGVADPTKVRKKLAVSSVKALRICTEINKELNTRQKYIVFIRLAEFMYSSPEEITEPEREFLETVANVFTIEPDDHAYCMAITEPQTSAEKLDAHQILLVQHDKNPEVRHGLQLHHHDLEGSLWFLHLRRAGIFILRYSGKDSLTVNGQPVDPQRVSVFTQGAVLRGQKIQPLYYSDVLRPFLETKEESRLIMQAKELEYKFKSGAKGLHSLNFTAQSGQLVGIMGGSGAGKSTLLSVLNGTAKPSAGALLVNGTDVYSDPAHLEGVIGNIPQDDLLIEELSVFQNLFYNTKLVYGNLPDSEISMKVMNTLESLGLTEIKDLKVGNPLNKTISGGQRKRLNIALELVREPGILFVDEPTSGLSSRDAENVMDLLKQLALTGKLVFVVIHQPSSDIFRMFDKLLLLDVGGFPIFFGNPSDSLIYFKRQANLADAEEGECPACGNINPEQLFNIVELKELDEFGNQTRNRKVTPSEWNTLYKEKGNSNGFNEEVPPLPEQTNKKAGPFKQWRIFFTRDYLSKLSNTQYLMINLLEAPVLAIILGFILRYKRPESDYFFSDNPNIPAYLFICVIVSLFLGLSVSAEEIIRDRKILQREKFLNLSKQSYLFSKIALLFILSAIQTVSFLVIGNLILGIHDMWGTYFLVLFTTSCFANLLGLNISSALDSVVTIYILIPFLIIPQILLSGVIVRFEKLNPVITTQKEVPLVGDIMASRWAFEALAVNQFRNNEYEKNFFDLEAEVSQLYFRKDLWISEMRKSLDKTERLLQAGKSKEEIENGIRLMRNELSDYGESHPDKRFPQIQSLNGNNLNAEVIQAARTFLNTLHDQLIDEFNDANNRKDELITVMTNTEEKNEAFLSLKKNYRNEELDEVVRNNRSLEKVAVYKDHIIQRYEPVFILEPNKKFLRSQFFAPVKNVFGKAGDTYWVNLMVIWSMTVFLYFALSFDWFRKLLSVGKRFRKK, encoded by the coding sequence ATGTCTGAGCGAATATTAAGGGCTTTAATGCAATTGTTTGCAATTGGTGCAAGTCTCGAACGATTGACGCAGCAAAGCCGGTCTGTTGTTGAATCATTTCTGAGACAACAAATCAGTCTTCAAAGAATTCCTGAATACCTCACCCTGTTTGATGAACAATTGCATCTGCTCGAAGGTGTGGCAGATCCGACCAAAGTCAGAAAAAAACTCGCGGTCAGCTCAGTCAAAGCGTTGAGGATATGTACTGAGATCAACAAGGAACTAAATACCCGTCAGAAATATATTGTCTTTATTCGTCTTGCAGAATTCATGTACAGCTCTCCTGAAGAAATCACAGAGCCTGAACGTGAGTTCCTGGAAACAGTAGCGAATGTATTCACGATTGAGCCGGATGATCATGCGTATTGCATGGCGATCACCGAACCTCAGACTTCTGCAGAAAAACTGGACGCTCATCAGATCCTGCTTGTTCAACACGATAAAAATCCGGAAGTACGACACGGTCTTCAGTTGCATCATCATGATCTGGAAGGCTCACTCTGGTTTTTGCATTTGCGTCGCGCGGGAATTTTTATTCTCCGCTATTCAGGCAAAGATTCACTTACTGTAAACGGACAACCGGTAGATCCTCAAAGAGTATCCGTATTCACGCAAGGAGCTGTATTGCGCGGACAAAAAATTCAACCGCTTTATTACAGTGATGTGCTGCGTCCCTTTCTTGAAACGAAAGAAGAAAGCAGACTCATCATGCAGGCAAAGGAACTTGAATACAAGTTTAAGAGTGGTGCCAAAGGTTTGCATTCTTTGAATTTCACAGCTCAGTCGGGACAACTTGTTGGAATTATGGGAGGCAGCGGTGCGGGAAAATCAACTTTGCTAAGTGTGCTGAACGGCACAGCGAAACCTTCTGCAGGTGCATTGCTGGTCAATGGTACTGACGTTTATTCTGATCCTGCTCACCTTGAAGGAGTGATTGGCAATATCCCACAGGATGATTTGCTCATTGAAGAATTGAGTGTTTTTCAGAACCTTTTTTACAATACTAAACTGGTCTACGGTAACCTCCCGGATTCTGAGATCAGTATGAAAGTGATGAACACTCTTGAATCTCTTGGTTTGACTGAAATCAAAGATTTGAAAGTTGGAAATCCTTTGAACAAAACGATCAGTGGTGGTCAGCGGAAACGACTGAACATCGCTCTGGAGCTTGTGCGTGAACCCGGAATTCTTTTTGTGGATGAACCTACTTCCGGACTTTCATCAAGAGATGCTGAAAATGTGATGGATCTGCTGAAACAACTGGCTTTGACAGGTAAATTGGTATTTGTGGTTATTCACCAGCCAAGCTCTGACATTTTCAGAATGTTTGATAAGTTATTATTACTTGACGTAGGTGGATTTCCCATATTCTTCGGCAATCCATCTGATTCACTTATTTATTTCAAACGTCAGGCTAACCTTGCGGATGCTGAAGAAGGAGAATGTCCTGCCTGCGGAAATATTAACCCTGAACAACTGTTCAATATTGTTGAGCTGAAAGAGCTTGACGAATTCGGAAATCAAACCCGCAACAGGAAAGTTACACCTTCGGAATGGAATACGTTGTATAAGGAAAAGGGCAATTCCAATGGCTTCAACGAAGAGGTTCCTCCATTGCCGGAACAAACAAATAAAAAAGCGGGCCCATTCAAACAATGGAGAATCTTTTTTACTCGTGATTATCTGAGCAAACTGAGTAATACACAATACCTGATGATCAATTTGCTGGAGGCTCCGGTGCTGGCGATCATCCTTGGTTTTATTCTGCGTTACAAACGACCTGAGTCAGATTATTTTTTCAGCGACAATCCAAATATACCTGCCTATTTATTTATTTGTGTTATTGTTTCCCTCTTCCTGGGATTATCCGTGAGTGCTGAAGAAATCATTCGTGACCGCAAAATACTTCAGCGGGAAAAATTCCTGAACCTTTCAAAGCAAAGTTATCTGTTCTCTAAAATTGCCTTGCTATTTATCCTTTCCGCCATTCAAACGGTTTCCTTTCTTGTCATTGGCAATTTGATTCTTGGTATTCACGATATGTGGGGAACTTATTTCCTCGTGTTGTTTACGACTTCCTGTTTTGCCAATCTGCTCGGACTGAATATTTCCTCGGCATTAGATTCGGTAGTTACAATTTACATTCTCATTCCATTTTTGATTATTCCACAAATTTTATTGAGTGGAGTGATTGTTCGTTTTGAAAAACTGAACCCCGTTATCACTACTCAGAAAGAAGTCCCTCTGGTCGGAGACATTATGGCTTCGCGCTGGGCCTTCGAAGCACTCGCTGTGAATCAATTCAGGAATAACGAATACGAAAAGAACTTTTTTGATCTGGAAGCAGAAGTGAGTCAGTTGTATTTCAGAAAAGATTTATGGATTTCTGAAATGAGAAAAAGCCTTGACAAAACCGAAAGATTATTGCAAGCCGGAAAAAGCAAGGAGGAGATTGAAAACGGAATTCGTTTGATGCGGAATGAATTGAGCGATTATGGGGAGAGCCATCCCGACAAACGCTTCCCGCAGATTCAATCACTGAACGGCAACAACCTGAACGCGGAAGTTATTCAGGCCGCACGTACATTTCTAAATACTTTGCATGATCAGCTGATCGATGAATTCAACGATGCCAACAACCGCAAGGATGAATTGATCACGGTCATGACGAATACAGAAGAAAAGAACGAAGCATTTCTTTCCCTGAAAAAGAATTATCGCAACGAAGAGCTCGATGAAGTTGTGCGGAACAACCGTTCACTGGAGAAGGTTGCAGTTTATAAGGATCACATCATACAACGCTATGAACCTGTTTTCATCCTGGAGCCCAATAAAAAATTCCTGCGCAGCCAGTTTTTTGCTCCTGTGAAAAATGTCTTTGGAAAAGCTGGCGATACGTATTGGGTGAATTTGATGGTAATCTGGTCGATGACAGTATTTCTGTATTTCGCGCTGAGCTTCGACTGGTTCAGGAAACTGCTTTCTGTCGGGAAAAGATTCAGGAAAAAATAA
- a CDS encoding SpoIIE family protein phosphatase yields MSILLQLYTSVPNGPDPQIFSDDITWFLIFLIIFILTGGILYFRWVNKRFREENKNLTDKLSERAHQVMIQKWELERRNLTVSQQNAEIIDSLHYARNIQTAILPKTDSILESFKDAFILYKPKDIVSGDFYFFEKMENTVILAIADCTGHGVAGAFMSMVGSSLLHQIIGQKQVKEPARILELLNDGIVEALKQKESDSHAGMDIALCSIDLQTMVLTYAGANRPLYYIRNFIADSLKPDKLPIGGFRPDEDRVFTQQTLKIEENDVIYLYSDGYADQFGGVQGKKIMTRKFKDLLLSIHSSPMKDQEKTLDEYFESWRGRYEQVDDVLVAGIRI; encoded by the coding sequence GTGTCAATTCTGCTTCAGCTTTATACTTCAGTTCCGAATGGTCCGGACCCTCAAATTTTCAGTGATGACATCACCTGGTTCCTTATTTTTCTGATAATATTTATTTTGACAGGCGGGATTTTGTATTTCCGATGGGTGAACAAACGATTCAGGGAAGAAAATAAAAATCTCACGGACAAGCTTAGTGAACGTGCACATCAGGTCATGATTCAAAAATGGGAACTCGAAAGAAGGAACCTTACCGTTTCCCAGCAAAATGCGGAGATTATTGACAGCCTGCACTATGCACGAAATATTCAAACGGCTATCCTCCCGAAAACAGATTCCATTCTCGAGAGTTTCAAAGATGCTTTTATCCTTTACAAACCGAAAGATATTGTGAGCGGTGATTTTTATTTTTTCGAAAAAATGGAAAACACCGTCATCCTTGCTATAGCAGATTGCACCGGCCACGGTGTTGCCGGTGCCTTTATGAGTATGGTGGGAAGTTCATTGCTCCATCAGATCATCGGACAAAAACAGGTTAAAGAGCCTGCACGTATCCTTGAATTACTGAACGATGGAATTGTAGAAGCGCTGAAACAAAAAGAAAGCGATTCACATGCGGGAATGGACATCGCACTTTGCAGCATTGATTTGCAAACCATGGTGCTGACCTATGCCGGCGCGAACAGGCCTTTGTATTACATCCGAAATTTCATCGCGGATTCACTGAAACCCGACAAACTTCCGATCGGAGGTTTTCGTCCGGATGAAGATCGTGTTTTTACCCAGCAAACCTTGAAGATAGAAGAGAATGATGTGATCTACCTGTATTCTGATGGCTATGCTGATCAGTTCGGTGGTGTTCAGGGGAAAAAAATCATGACCAGGAAATTCAAAGATCTTCTCTTGTCCATTCATAGCAGTCCGATGAAGGATCAGGAAAAAACTCTGGATGAATATTTTGAATCCTGGCGTGGCCGCTACGAGCAGGTTGACGATGTACTTGTAGCAGGAATCCGGATCTGA
- a CDS encoding 3-oxoacyl-ACP synthase, whose product MNPKYKVKLKKYAEDILQQRIDAAKQAMLNAQDAANSEDKSSAGDKYETARAMGQLDREMNAKQFEEAKRELAALQQLYVLESSPVVIPGSFVKTNKGDFFISSGLGIHTVEGKKIGFLSVKSPLAIPLLGKAVGDTFQFQGQPWKIEELV is encoded by the coding sequence ATGAATCCAAAATATAAAGTGAAATTGAAAAAATATGCTGAAGATATTCTTCAGCAACGTATAGATGCAGCTAAACAGGCGATGTTGAATGCACAGGATGCTGCCAATTCGGAAGATAAAAGTTCTGCAGGTGATAAATATGAAACAGCAAGGGCCATGGGTCAGCTTGATCGTGAAATGAATGCCAAACAATTCGAAGAAGCAAAACGTGAACTGGCTGCACTTCAGCAATTGTATGTTCTCGAAAGTTCACCTGTAGTTATTCCCGGATCATTTGTAAAAACGAATAAAGGAGATTTTTTTATTTCGTCCGGACTGGGTATCCATACTGTTGAAGGTAAAAAGATTGGTTTTCTGTCAGTGAAATCTCCTCTTGCTATTCCTCTGCTTGGCAAAGCTGTTGGTGACACTTTTCAATTCCAGGGCCAGCCGTGGAAAATTGAGGAATTGGTTTAA
- a CDS encoding phosphatase PAP2 family protein, which produces MVKRIFAPLLLLLLIDGHHNCLAQIPYRLHSPEEYITAGGLIGFNIGGNILYKHKSGLSPDEISRLNNSSINTFDRPATLRYSRTSAQISDDLLFLGLVTPTTLFFGKEFRHDDLAVSVMAIESILLTAAEVQLVKGLVKRKRPFVYNPSAPLSEKRKPDATASFFSGHTALTATAAMYTASVYTSTHPNRSRDPWIWAGAAALPIATGYFRYRAGKHFPSDVLAGLLIGSLNGILIPQLHKR; this is translated from the coding sequence ATGGTGAAAAGAATTTTTGCACCCTTGCTTTTACTGTTGCTGATTGATGGTCATCACAACTGTCTTGCTCAGATCCCATACCGTCTTCATTCGCCCGAAGAGTACATTACCGCCGGAGGTTTAATCGGTTTTAATATTGGCGGAAACATTCTGTACAAACACAAATCCGGTTTATCGCCTGATGAAATTTCCAGACTGAACAATTCATCGATAAATACTTTCGACCGTCCTGCGACACTTCGTTATAGTAGAACATCCGCGCAGATAAGTGATGACCTGCTTTTTCTGGGTCTCGTGACTCCGACAACTTTATTTTTCGGAAAAGAATTTCGTCATGATGATCTTGCCGTTTCGGTGATGGCCATTGAGTCCATTCTGCTCACTGCTGCAGAAGTTCAACTTGTCAAAGGTCTGGTAAAGCGCAAACGGCCTTTTGTCTACAATCCATCAGCCCCACTTTCAGAAAAGAGAAAACCTGATGCAACCGCGTCATTTTTCTCAGGACATACTGCATTAACAGCCACAGCCGCGATGTATACGGCATCAGTTTACACCTCTACCCATCCAAACCGCTCTCGTGATCCCTGGATTTGGGCAGGCGCGGCAGCACTACCAATTGCTACCGGTTATTTTCGTTACAGAGCCGGTAAACATTTTCCATCTGATGTCCTTGCAGGCCTTTTAATTGGCAGTTTGAATGGTATCCTGATTCCACAATTGCATAAACGATGA